GCTTCGGTCTGTTACGCGTCGCAACCCCGGACGATCTCCCCGAGATCGACGCCCTCGGACCCGATCCGGTCGCCGAGCCTCTGTCGCTGCCCGCCCTGACGGCCTTGACCCGGAAGCGCAGGACAACGGTGAAGAATCTCTTGCTTGACCAACGGACCCTCGGCGGCATCGGCAACATCTACGCCAACGAGATTCTGTTCCGCGCCGGGATCCGCCCCGGTCGCGCCGCCGCTCGCCTCACCCGGGCCGACCTTGCGCGCCTGCTCGACGCAACCACCCGGGTCCTGCGCGAGGCGATCGAGCTGGGCGGCACCTCGATCTCCGACTACCGCGACGGCCGGGGCAAGGCGGGTTATTTCCAACTCCGGTTGCAAGTGTACGACCGCGCCGCCGATCCCTGCCCTCGCTGCGAGATGCCCATCAAGCGCACCGTCCACGCCGGACGCAGCAGCTACTACTGCCCCCGCTGCCAGCGGTGAGCACAAGCAGCGCTTAACGCCGCGGCCTCAGTCGCTCAAGCACTTCAGTCGCTACACCCACCGCGTGGCCATCGCCAACCGCCGCCTCCTCTGCGTCGGCGACGGCGTGGTGCGCTTTGCCTACCGCGCCTCCGCCGACCAC
This Candidatus Binatia bacterium DNA region includes the following protein-coding sequences:
- the mutM gene encoding bifunctional DNA-formamidopyrimidine glycosylase/DNA-(apurinic or apyrimidinic site) lyase, coding for MPELPEVETVRRTLQPVVGRRIVSVEVRERRLRRPIAPDFSAALSGRTIEAVQRRAKYLLFRLSANRVLLAHLGMSGSLIMRPAGTVRRDHDHVVLGLSGGIELAFNDPRRFGLLRVATPDDLPEIDALGPDPVAEPLSLPALTALTRKRRTTVKNLLLDQRTLGGIGNIYANEILFRAGIRPGRAAARLTRADLARLLDATTRVLREAIELGGTSISDYRDGRGKAGYFQLRLQVYDRAADPCPRCEMPIKRTVHAGRSSYYCPRCQR